The segment GATGTCGTCGCGCGTAACGGTGACGCCGTCCTCGGTGCGCAGCAGGTTTTCCAGAAGGATGCGCAGCGAGTACGGCAGGCGTGACACGTCCACGCCCTCGCGGCTCAGCGCGTCCAGGCGAAAGATCTCGTAGTCGCGTCCGCCGACCGAAAGGGTCGAGCGGGCGCCGAAGCTGTCGGCCATCAACGATCTCCTGTTCGGGAACCAGAACCCAGGGTGCGCCCCGCCGCCCTCACCACCCGGCCACCCGTCCGTGCGACGGGGCGCGTTCCATCGCACAGTTTATCCCCCCTGGCGCGCGTCCGAAAGTCGGGACGGCGGCGCTGGAGATCGACCCTGCGGCGAAGCCCGCACAGGCTTGCAAGCGACGCTCCATCAGCCGTGCAGGATCTGCGGTAATCCGCTACGTTGTGAGCCGCGCCGGCTGGGTCCGGGCGAGTGAGGAATCACACGAGAGAGACGTATCCGCGATGAGCCGCGAAGTGATCCTGATCGGGGACAAGGTCCTCATCAAGCCCGAAGAAGAGAACCAGCAGACGCCGTCGGGGCTGTTTCTGCCGCAGGGGGTGCAGCAGAAGGAGCAGGTGATGCAGGGAACCGTGGTGAACACCGGCCCCGGCTACCCGCTGGGCGAGGCGGCGGCGGATGGAGAGACGTGGACGGGCCGCACCCGCACCGAGCTGCGCTACGTACCGCTGCAGGCGGAGAAGGGAGACTACGCCATCTTCCTGAAGACGCCCGCGGTGGAGGTGGAGATCGACGGGAGCAAGTACCAGATCGTCCCCCACAACGCCATCCTCCTCCTCATCCGCGACCGCATTCCGCTGCCCTGAGGGATTGGACGCGAGGTAGATGAAGATAAATCTCGTAGAAGGCGCACTGTGGTGAGGTAGCGCCAGCGCGAGCTGTGGCGGTTGAAACCGCGTCTGGAAATTCACGAAGTCCGCCTTCGCGGACTGCCGTCTACAAAGTATCGTGCGTGGAAATTACGCGAAGCTCTACCTGCACCTGGTGTGGGCGACGTGGGATCGGCTGCCGCTGATCACCCCTGAGTTGCGCGTGCCGGTCTACCAGGCCCTGCACGAGCAGGCGAGCCGGACAGGCTGCGAGGTGCTCGCCGTGGGAGGGATCGAGGACCACGTGCACGTCCTCGTGAAGATCCCGACGACGATCTCCATCGCCGAGATCGTGAAGAGCATGAAGGGCGGCTCCACACACGTGGTCACGCACGCGGTGCAGCGCGGCTCGTTCTTCAAGTGGCAGGGCAGCTACGGTGCCTTTACCGTCTCCCGCACGCACGTCCCCATGGTCCGCGCCTACGTCCTCAACCAGGAACGGCACCATCGCGAAAACCGCCTCAGCCGCACGCTCGAACGCATGTCCGAACACTGAACCCGCGGCCGCAGTCCGCGAAGGCGGACTTCGTGACGTTCCAGCCGCGGTTTCAACCGCCCGGACGGATGGCGGCCCAAAACGCACGTCACCCGCCCACGCACGTCACCACGTCCCGCCCGCCGACGCTCAATCTATCATGTCGCGCCCACCGCCTCCCCTTCGGCCCTTCCCAGTGCAACGCAGCCGTGCTCCTCGAAGTCGCGCGGCTCGATCTGGATCGTCAGGTGGTGAAGACCGAAGCGGTCGTGCAGCACGCAGTGCAGGTCCCCCAGAATCTCGCCCGAGTGGCGCCGCTCCATCCGCTCGCCGACAACGACGTGCGCGCTGAGCGCATCCAGTCCGCTCGTGATCGTCCACACGTGAAGGTCGTGCACGTCCTCCACCCCGTCCACGCCGAGCATGGCCCCGCGCACCGCGCCCAGGTCGATGTGCGCCGGCGTGCCCTCCAGCAGCACCCCCACGCTCTC is part of the Longimicrobium sp. genome and harbors:
- a CDS encoding co-chaperone GroES family protein, producing the protein MSREVILIGDKVLIKPEEENQQTPSGLFLPQGVQQKEQVMQGTVVNTGPGYPLGEAAADGETWTGRTRTELRYVPLQAEKGDYAIFLKTPAVEVEIDGSKYQIVPHNAILLLIRDRIPLP
- the tnpA gene encoding IS200/IS605 family transposase, yielding MRGNYAKLYLHLVWATWDRLPLITPELRVPVYQALHEQASRTGCEVLAVGGIEDHVHVLVKIPTTISIAEIVKSMKGGSTHVVTHAVQRGSFFKWQGSYGAFTVSRTHVPMVRAYVLNQERHHRENRLSRTLERMSEH